A genomic window from Etheostoma spectabile isolate EspeVRDwgs_2016 chromosome 13, UIUC_Espe_1.0, whole genome shotgun sequence includes:
- the prdx5 gene encoding peroxiredoxin-5, mitochondrial isoform X2 — protein MLLITSAIVKTSRVIQRARLLHTSSVVKMPIQVGEHLPAVEVQEGEPGNKVAMDQLFKGKKGVLFAVPGAFTPGCSKTHLPGFVQQAADLKSKGIQEVACISVNDAFVMAAWGKEHGTDGKVRMLADPTGAFTKAVDLLLDSDQIVQVLGNKRSKRYAMLVEDGVVKKINVEPDGTGLTCSLASNVLSDL, from the exons ATGCTTCTCATCACAAGCGCTATCGTTAAAACCAGCCGTGTCATCCAGCGCGCGAGGCTGCTACACACTTCTTCTGTTGTCAAAATGCCCATTCAG GTTGGTGAACATCTCCCTGCGGTGGAGGTCCAGGAGGGGGAGCCAGGAAATAAGGTGGCCATGGATCAGCTCTTCAAAGGGAAGAAGGGAGTCCTCTTTGCTGTACCTGGAGCTTTTACCCCTGGTTGTTCCAAG ACTCACCTCCCAGGTTTTGTGCAGCAGGCTGCAGACTTAAAGAGTAAAGGAATACAAGAAGTCGCTTGCATTTCTGTCAATGACGCATTTGTCATGGCTGCCTGGGGAAAGGAGCATGGAACAGATGGCAAG GTCCGAATGCTGGCTGATCCTACCGGAGCGTTTACAAAG gCTGTTGACCTGCTACTTGACAGTGATCAGATTGTGCAGGTACTTGGGAACAAGCGATCCAAGAG ATACGCTATGTTGGTGGAAGATGGAGTGGTGAAGAAGATCAATGTGGAGCCTGATGGCACTGGGCTGACTTGCAGCTTGGCTTCCAATGTTCTGTCTGACCTGTAG
- the prdx5 gene encoding peroxiredoxin-5, mitochondrial isoform X1 — MLLITSAIVKTSRVIQRARLLHTSSVVKMPIQVGEHLPAVEVQEGEPGNKVAMDQLFKGKKGVLFAVPGAFTPGCSKTHLPGFVQQAADLKSKGIQEVACISVNDAFVMAAWGKEHGTDGKVRMLADPTGAFTKVKLSVWYIKVLCNVTVYSSACFSLPLRLLTCYLTVIRLCRYLGTSDPRDTLCWWKMEW; from the exons ATGCTTCTCATCACAAGCGCTATCGTTAAAACCAGCCGTGTCATCCAGCGCGCGAGGCTGCTACACACTTCTTCTGTTGTCAAAATGCCCATTCAG GTTGGTGAACATCTCCCTGCGGTGGAGGTCCAGGAGGGGGAGCCAGGAAATAAGGTGGCCATGGATCAGCTCTTCAAAGGGAAGAAGGGAGTCCTCTTTGCTGTACCTGGAGCTTTTACCCCTGGTTGTTCCAAG ACTCACCTCCCAGGTTTTGTGCAGCAGGCTGCAGACTTAAAGAGTAAAGGAATACAAGAAGTCGCTTGCATTTCTGTCAATGACGCATTTGTCATGGCTGCCTGGGGAAAGGAGCATGGAACAGATGGCAAG GTCCGAATGCTGGCTGATCCTACCGGAGCGTTTACAAAGGTAAAACTAAGTGTCTGGTATATTAAAGTTCTCTGTAATGTGACCGTGTACTCATCTGCctgtttctctctgcctctcaggCTGTTGACCTGCTACTTGACAGTGATCAGATTGTGCAGGTACTTGGGAACAAGCGATCCAAGAG ATACGCTATGTTGGTGGAAGATGGAGTGGTGA
- the banf1 gene encoding barrier-to-autointegration factor, translating to MSSTSQKHRDFVAEPMGEKPVMALAGIGEVLGRRLEEKGFDKAYVVLGQFLVLKKDEELFRDWLKDTCGANVKQQGDCFGCLKDWCDAFL from the exons ATGTCGTCGACATCCCAAAAACATAGAGATTTTGTGGCCGAGCCCATGGGCGAGAAGCCTGTGATGGCTCTTGCAGGCATTGGAGAGGTCCTTGGCAGAAGACTGGAGGAAAAAGGTTTTGACAAG GCATATGTTGTCCTCGGGCAGTTTCTAGTGCTAAAGAAAGACGAGGAGCTTTTCCGGGATTGGCTGAAGGACACTTGCGGGGCAAATGTCAAACAACAAGGTGACTGCTTTGGCTGTCTTAAAGACTGGTGTGACGCCTTCTTATAA
- the gng3 gene encoding guanine nucleotide-binding protein G(I)/G(S)/G(O) subunit gamma-3, with the protein MKGDTPVNSTMSVGQARKLVEQLKIEASFCRIKVSKAAADLMAYCDAHSCDDPLISPVPTSENPFREKKFFCALL; encoded by the exons ATGAAAGGAGACACCCCAGTGAACAGTACAATGAGTGTCGGTCAAGCCAGGAAGCTGGTGGAGCAACTGAAGATAGAGGCTAGTTTCTGCCGGATAAAG GTATCAAAGGCAGCAGCCGACCTGATGGCGTACTGCGACGCACACTCCTGCGACGACCCCCTGATCAGCCCCGTGCCCACCTCAGAGAACCCTTTCAGGGAGAAGAAATTCTTCTGCGCTCTGCTTTGA